The region CACTTGCTCAGCAAACCGGCGTCGACCGGAAAACCGTTGGTCGATGGCTGTCGCCTGGTCGTGTGCCGCACGCCCGCACACGCGTTCGAGCGGCGGCGGTCCTTGGCCGGGAAGTAAGCGAACTGTGGCCCGATACAGGCCGTCGGCGTGACCCACTGTGGTTCGTGCCCTGGGCACAAGCGGAGCGCGAGGCAGTATCGTTGCGCTCGTTCGAACCGCTGGTGGTGCCCGGCCTGTTACAGACCGAGGCGTACGCACGTGTGGTGCTGACCGATGCGGGGCTGTGGTCGCGGGATGATGTGGAGTTGCGCGTGCGCAACCGAATGGACCGGCACGCGATCCTCGCCAGGAGCAAGCCACCGCAGTTCACGGCTGTTTTGGACGAAGGGGTCCTGCATCGCGCGGTCGGTAGCCCTCAGGTGATGCGGGACCAAATCCGGGCGATCATCACTGCGTGCGACGAGCCGCACATCCGTGTGCACATCGTGCCGTCGACGGCTGGCGCGTACGCTGGCCTGAACGGACCCTTCGTGCTTGCCGCAGGCCCAGGCGGTCGGCTAACCGGTTACCTGGACACTCAACTCGACGGCCAGGTGGTCGACAGCGCTGACAAGATGGAGGCGCTTCAGGCGTCGTGGGAGTCCGTGCGCGGTGAGGCGTTGCCGCACCGGCAGTCAATCGACCTGATGATGGAAGTGGCAGGAACATGGACGACCTAACCGGCGCCCAGTGGCGCAAGAGCACCCGTAGCAGCGGGAACGGTGGCAATTGTGTGGAGGTCGCCGACAACCTGTCCGGCCGGGTGCTGGTCCGGGACACGAAGGACCGCGATGGCGGCACCCTCAACTTCGGCCCGGACGCGTGGCGCGCGTTCGTCGGGCTGGCAAAGCAGCAGTAAACGCCCGTAGCGGGCACGGGTGCTCTGTTCGCTGACGACTGTGACGAAGAGACGTCATTCTCTATTTCTCTCAAGGGTTCGATTCCTTCGAGGAAACAAGAGAATGACGTCTCTTCGTCACTCGCGTCGGTGTCCCGGCGGGCTGGCCGTCTTTGGCCGCTCGCCCGGTTGACGCCAGCTTCTATCCGTGCGCCGCCTCCCCGTATGCCTGGATCAGCAGCCCACGGTGATTCCTGGTCTTCTAAAGCGGGTGGACTACGCGCGTGCAGTCTTCCGGAGCGGTGGCATGCTCACGGACGGAAAGCTGGAGGAGAGCGTCGCGCTCCGGTTGGATCGGCAATCGGCGCTCGACCGGGAGCGGCCCCCGCTACTCACGGTGGTGATCGACAAGGGTGCACTACGGCGGCCGGTAGGTGGGCCACCCGTGGGTCTGCACCTCGTCTCCTTGTCAGTCGGGGGCGACCTTCTCAAACGCTGAGCCCCGCCTCGGTATGACGGGCCCGTCCGGCACGACTCGCCGGACAGGCCGTTGAGCACGGTTGACCCCGCAGTCTGGCTGGACACCGGGAGTCGTGTGGAGATGTGGCTCCGACGGTGGCGGCAAGCGATCATCATCTCCCCCGGGCCCGGTGGCGGGGGGTCCGGTCGTATCGCCGTGGACGTGACGAGCGGCCGATCCGGGAGTTCATATAGTCGTGCGGTGAACATGGAGCAGGTTCGGCAGGCATACGGATCCATCGCGGAGCTCTACATCGGGCTGTTCGGTACGAGACAGCAGGTACACGCCGACGACCTCGCCCTCATCGGGCGCCACCTGGCGGGCCGACCCGGCCCGGTGCTCGATCTGGGCTGCGGGCCGGGCCATATCACCGACTACCTTCGCTCCCTCGGCGCCGACGCGACCGGAATCGACCTGGTCCCCGAGTTCATCGCCCATGCGCGGGCAACCCACCCGAGCGGCAGCTACCAACTCGGGTCGATACAGAAGCTCGACGTCGCCGACCACTCCATCGCCGGCATCCTGGCCTGGTACTCGTTGATCCATCTGCCGCCGCAGGATCTCGACGGCGTGCTCGCCGAGTTCCGGCGAGTGATGGCCCCGGCCGGAGCGTTGGTGCTCGGTCTCTTCGTGGGCGACGAGGTCGCCGCCTTCGACCACAAGGTCGTGACCGCGTACCGCTGGCCCGTTGACGAATTCTCCGAGCGACTGGCGCGCGCCGGCTTCACGGAGGTTGAGCGCCTACAGCGACCCAGCGACGGCACCCATCGGCCACACGCCGCCATCGCGGCAATCGCCACCCAGGGTTGACCGTCGGCGCCTCGCTTCCCGTGCCGACTTCGCGGATTCCGGCCGTCTGGCGGCATGCGCGCGAGCCCTTGTCCGGGCGCCCAGCGACCCGGTCTTTCTATCGACCAACCACTTACTTCTGCTCATCTGGACAAAAGTTCCGATTGATCGACGCATAGATATGGACAGTTGAATGAAAGACCCCTACCGTGTCCGTCACGTCCCGCTCCCGTCCCGGAGGAACAATGGGCATACGGTCCATGTCAGTCGCCCTCACCGCTGCCGGTCTCCTAGCCGGTAGCCTCGCCATCCCAGCCGGTGCCGCCATCGCGGCGCCACCACCGCAGGAGCCCGGTGTCACGCTTCGCGTCTTCGACGTGCAGGTGCCGCTCAGCGAGATCTGCGTGCTCAAGCCCGGCCAGACACCCAATGTGGACAAGAAGATGTCCACGATCAACTGGACCACCACGACTGACTTCGGATTCGGCGACAACTTCGTCAGCCAGGTCATCGGCAACATCAACATCGCCACGGCCGGGAGCTACACCTTCCGGCTGAGCAGCGACGACGGGTCCGAGCTGCGGATCGACGACCAGCTCGTGATCGACCACGACGGGCTGCACGGCGCGACGCCGCCCAAGGAGGGCACGGTCACCCTCACGACCGGCTACCACTCGCTGCGGATCGACCACTTCGAGCGGGCCGGCGACCAGCAGATCACCCTTGAGTGGCGTACACCCGGATCTTCGTCTTTCGTTCTTGTCCCCAACAGCGTGCTCAGCACCGACGCCGGCGTCGTGCGGGTCACCGCGCCGGGTCGCAAGGAGTGCGAAGGCGTCACCGACGCGCCCGGCGACGGGTTGCCGCTGACCGGCGTCCACCCCAACTACACGCTGACGAACCTGCGTCCGACCGGCTTCCAGCCGCAGGTGTCGGCGATGGACTGGCTGCCCGACGGGCGGCTCGCGATCACCACCTGGGGTGGCACCGACAATTTGCTCGGCGAGGTCTACCTGCTGTCCAACGTGACCGGCACGACGAGCCCATTGCAGGTCACCTACCAGAGGATCGCCCAGGGGCTGAAGGAGCCGATGGGCATCAAGTACGTCGACGGCAAGCTCTACGTGTCGGAGAAGCACCGGCTGGTCGAGCTGAACGACACCAACGGCGACTGGGTCACCGACAACTACCGCCAGGTGGCGACGTGGCCGTTCGGCGGCAACTTCCACGAGTTCGCGTTCGGGCTGCTCTACCAGGCGCCCTACTTCTACCTCAACCTTTCAGTCTCGATCAACCAGGGCGGGGCGACCACCAACCCGCAGCCGGCGCCCAACCGTGGCACGACCGTCCGGATCGACAAGAACACCGGCGCGCTGCACTACGTTGCCGGCGGCCTGCGTACGCCCAACGGCATCGGCTGGGGTCCCGAGGGCGGAATCTTCGTGCTCGACAACCAGGGTGACTGGCTGCCTTCGTCGAAGCTGCTGCACATCAAGCAGGACCGGTTCTTCAACCTGAACACGAACCCGCCCGGACCCTTCCAGAGCAACCCGGTCACCCAGCCGGTGCTGTGGATGCCGCAGAACGAGATCGCCAACTCACCGAGTACCCCGGTGATGGTGTCGACCGGGCCGTTCGCCGGGCAGATGCTGATCGGCGACGTCACCTACGGTGGGCTCCAGCGCGCGTTCCTGGAAAAGGTCAACGGTGAGTACCAGGGGGCGCTGTTCCGGCACACCCAGGGCCTGGAGATGGGCGTGCTGCGTACGTCGATCGGGCCCGACGGCGCCATCTACGTCGGTGGACTCGGCGCGGGCGGCAACTGGGGCCAGGCCGGCAAGCTGACCTACGGCCTCCAGAAGCTGACCCCCAACGGTGGCAACGCGTTCGACATCCACTCGATGCGCGCGGTGGCCGGCGGCTTCGAGCTGACCTACACGCAGCCGCTGTCCGCGGCCACGCTGGCCGGACTCGTCGCCAAGTACAAGGTCAAGCAGTGGCGGTACGTCCCGACGGCGACCTACGGCGGCCCGAAGGTCGACGAGCAGACCCTGACGGTCACCTCCGCGACCCCGTCGGCCGACGGCAAGAAGGTCACCCTACAGATCAGTGGCCTCCAGCCCGGCCGGGTCGTGCACGTGCGGTCGCCCCGCCCGTTCACGGCGACCAACGGGCAGGAGCTGTGGAGCACCGAGGCGTGGTACACGCTCAACTCTCTCGTCGGGGGCCCACCGCCGCAGACGGGAACGTTGGAGGCGGAGAACGCGTCGCTCACCGGCGGAGCGGTCGCGATGACCGACCACGTCGGCTACACCGGCAGCGGGTTCGTGGCCGGCTACGGCACCCAGGGGGCGGCGACGACGTTCACCGTGAACGCCGCGTCGGCCGGCGCCCACAACGCCGTGCTGCGGTTCTCCAACGGGCCCAACGGCGGCACCGGCGCCAAGACCGTCAGCCTCTACGTCAACGGCACGAAGATCCGCCAGACCAGCCTGCCCAGCACCGGCAACTGGGACACCTGGGCGACCAAGTCCGAGCCGGTCACCCTCAACGCCGGCGCCAACACGATCGCCTACCGGTACGACGCGGGCGACATCGGCAACGTCAACCTCGACAACCTGACCGTGACCGCGGTCGGCGGCGGTGGCGGCGGTGGCGGGCCCGGCACGATCAGCGGCATCGGCGGCAAGTGCGTCGACGTCGACAACGCCGGCTCCGCCAACGGCACGAAGATCCAGCTCTGGACCTGCAACGGCAGCGGGGCACAGCAGTGGAGCCGGGTGGGCTCGACCTACCAGACCCTCGGCAAGTGCCTCGACGTCGACAACGGCGGCACCGTCAACGGCACGAAGGTGCAGCTCTGGACCTGCAACGGCAGCGGCTCCCAGGTCTGGCAACCGCAGACCAACGGCTCGCTGCTCAACCCGCAGTCCGGGAAGGTGCTCGACGCGCTCGCCGGCAGCTCCGCCGACGGCACACAACTGCACATCTGGGAGTACGCCGGCGCGGCGAGCCAGAACTGGACGGTCCGGGCGGCCACCAACCGGACCGTGCTGTTCGACGGCACCGCCGCGTCCCAGACCGCCAACTGGCAGCACACCAACGGCGCCAACCCGACGTGGACGATCACCGGCGGCGGCATGCAGGTCAACGGCGGCGACATCCGTACCCGGCAGGGCTACGGCGACTACAAGCTGCACGTCGAGTTCTGGCTTCCGCTGTACGGCCCGGAGGTGACCGGTCAGGCCCGGGCCAACTCCGGCGTCTACCAGCAGGACCGCTACGAGTTGCAGGTGCTCGACTCGTTCGGTGACACGTCGCTGGCCAACGACGAGGCGGCGGCGATCTACACCAAGAAGGCGGCGGACGTGAACGCCGCGACGGCGCCCCAGACGTGGCAGACCTACGACATCACGTTCCGGGCGGCACGCTGGAACGGCACGACGAAGACGGAGGACGCGCGCATCACGGTGGTCTGGAACGGCGTGACGGTACAGAACAACGTCGCGATCAACGGCCCGACCGGCGGCGGCGCGGCCGAGGGCCCGTCAGCGGGCCCGATCCGCCTCCAGGACCACGGCAACCCGATCCGCTACCGCAACATCTGGATCGAGCCGACGTAACTCTCGCCCGACGAGCGCCGATCCCACACCGGGGTCGGCGCTCGTCGCCGTCCCGGCGGAGGTCGATACCTGCCTGCGCGGCAGACGAGTTCACCGAGGCTGGAGCAGCCCACGTCCGGCCATGAAGGCACGCAGCGTCTCGGCGTCCTCGGCGGACATCAAGCGGCGTGGGATCACGGTCGCCGGCATCCGGCCGACGTACACGATCCAGAACTCGGGCGTGTCCCTCACCTCGGCGACCCCGTCCCAGGCGATGCCGCCGGACTCCGAGCCGCTGCGCATCATGATGTTGTCGTCGGTGATGTCGTAGGCGCCCTCGACAGCGTAACGACCGGAGCGGCGCCGGGCGCGCCACCGCACCCACGGCGAGTACAGCATCAACAGCAGGCCAGCCACGACCATCGTCACGCACAGCGGCGAGATCCGGTCACCCCACTCGAACCCCCGCGAGGCGGCGAAACCGATCGCCCCGACCGCCGCCAGCACCGCGCCGACCTGACCGTACCTGCGCAGGCGGACACTGCTGAGCGCGGCGGCCACGCGGCCCGGGTAGGCGGGATCGGCCGGGACGTCAAAACGGATGTGCACGCCAGAACGATAGTGCCCCCAAGCGCCTGATCCGCATCCCGCGCCCGCGCTGGGACGGGGCAACACTGTTGTGTGATCTCGGTTACAGTGTGTGGTCATGCGTGACACCCGTCCCCTGTTCCACCGTGCCGGAGCCGCGATGCTGCTCCTTGCCGGCCTGGTCGCCGGACCCGCGAGCGCCGCCTCGGCGGCCCCCGGCTCCGCGCCGGGCACACCCGCGGACTCCACACCGGTCGAGGCGCCCGAGGCCGACACCCCGCCAGCGGGCACCGCGTCCCCAGGAACGGCCGGCACCGCGCGGGCTGCGGCGGGCGGCTCGGCCGACCTGTCGCTCATCGTCCGTGGCACCACCATCGCCGATGTCTCGACTCCCAAGCCCGCCACCCTCAAAATCACCAACCATGGCCCGGCCACCGCTACCGGCATCCGGCTGCGGCTGGTCGGCTGGGTGGACGGCGAGTCCACCGACCCGGGCGCCGTCAACTGGTGTGAGCGGCCCGAGCCGCCGATGCCGCCGGCGCCGCCGGTCCCGCCCGGCGGTCGTGTGGTGGCCATCGGCACGGAGTGCGATCTGCCGAACCTGCCGCCGGGCCGGTCGCTGACCTTCGACATGAGATACCCGATCTTCGGCGGGGGTGTGATCCACATGTTCGGCGAGTTCACCACCTCCGTCCGGCACGCGCAGAGCGATCCGGTGCCCGCCAACAACAGCGTGCTCAGCCGGCTCATCGCCACCGCCTCGGTCGCCGGCGCGGACATGTACGCGTCCGCCTGGGACGTACCGGTCGACGCCTCCGGGAAGGTCGGCGCGATAGTCCCGGGTCAACGGGGAGAGCTGCGGTTCGAGATCGGCAACGTGGGCCTTACGGTGGTCCGCGAGCTCGAATTGACGCTCCGGCTGCCCGAGCACGTCAGCCTCGAAGGTGACCTGTCCGGGTGCGAGTACGACGCCGGCCGCCGCGAGGCGATCTGCGTCTACCGTGGCCTGTCGCTCATCCCGGTGAACGACGACACCGACCCGAACGACGACGAGCATTCTGGCCTGCGGTTCCAGGTCTCGGTACGGGTGGCGGAGTCCGCGCCCGCCCCGGCGCACCTGGCCGGTGGACGGGTGGAGGTACGGGCGCTGCTCGACGAGCCGATCCCCAGCATCGCCGCCGCCGGACTGCCCCGGCAGGCGAGCCCGATGCGTGCCGATCCCGAGGCAACGCCGGACCGGGATCCGAGCGACAACACCGACACGTTCACCGTGTTCACCGCCGTGGAGTCCGGTGGTGTCGGCGGCGGCATGCCGGTGACCGGTGTGGACGCCGCCCGGATGGCCGGCACCGGCGCCGGCGCGGTGCTGCTCGGCGCCGCCCTGCTGCTGCTCGGCCGCCGCCGTCGCCAGTCGTCGGTGACCCGGCCCGGCCAGGGCTGATCCGGCATCGGCCCGCCGCCCGCCCGGCGGCGGGCCGATCACGGTCGGGAGGCGTACGTGACTCGGCGTGGTGCGGCTATCGATCCGCCCTGCCGACGGGGGTGACCGGGTCGACGGGCGCCGCGAACCGGGCGGTCAGCTCCCGCTTGAGGACCTTGCCACTGGGCCCGAGCGGCATGGCGTCGACGAGCACCACCCGGCGGGGGTACTTGTAGCGGGCCATCCGCTGGCGGCACCAGGCCACGATCTCCGCGGGCAGCGTCTCGTCCCGCTCGGTTCCGGGGCGGGGCACGACCACCGCGCAGACCTCCTCGCCGAGGGAGTCGTGCGGAACGCCGATCACCGCGACCTGGGCCACGGCGGGATGTCGCGCCAGTGTCTCCTCCAACTCGCGGGGGTAGACGTTGTAGCCGCCGCGGATCACCATGTCCTTTTTCCGGTCCACGATGCGCAGGTTGCCGTCGTCGTCCTGGACGCCGAGGTCGGCCGAGCGGAACCAGCCGTCCACGATGGCCTCGGCGGTGGCCTCCGGCTGGTTCAGGTAGCCGGCCATCACGTTGTGGCCACGGATGACGATCTCGCCGATGTCGCCGACGGGCAGCAGCTCGACCCGGTCGTCCAGGTCGGCTCGGGCGATCGCGACCTCGACGCCCCAGATCGGACGACCGACGGTGCCGGGCCGTCGCGGCCACGCCCGCTGGTTGTACGCGACCACGGGGGATGTCTCGGTGAGCCCGTAGCCCTCGTAGATCGGGCAGCCGAACCGCTCCTCGAAGCTCTCCAGTACCGCGACGGGCAGCGCCGCCCCGCCGGAGTAGGCCCGGTCCAGCCGCTGCCGTGGCGGGTCGTGCTCGGTGGCGGCGAGCAGGGCGAGATACATGGTGGGCACGCCCATCAGCACCGTGCAGCCGTACTCGGCGATCAGCCGCACCGCCCGCGCCGCTTCGAAGCGCTCCATCAGCACCATCGTCGCGCCGGCCCGGAACGTCGTGTTCATGCCGCAGATCTGCCCGAACGTGTGGAACAGCGGGAGACAGCCGAGCAGTACGTCGTCGCCGTCCATCGCGAACGGCGACTCCATGCCCAGCTCGACGTTGAGGAAGACGTTGAGGTGGGTGAGCATCGCACCCTTGGGCCGTCCGGTGGTCCCCGAGGTGTAGAGGATCAGCGCGATGTCGGTCGGCGAGCGGGGCACCAGGTTGTCGATCGGCTCGGCCCCGGCAGCGAGTTCGTCGGTGACCGTGAGGACCGGCGTACCGGTGGATCTGGCGGCCGGGCCGCCGTCGGCGTCGCGCAGCTCCGCGGTGCAGACCAGCGCGGCCGCCGCGCAGTCTTCCAGGATGTACGCGATCTCGCCGGTGCGCAGCGTCGTCGGCATCGGCACGACCGTCGCACCCAGCGCGAGTGCCCCGAAGTACGCCTTCGGGAAGTGTGCCGAGTTCGGCAGCAGCAGTGCCACCCTGTCCCCGGGTCCGATGCCGTGCCGGCGCAGCAGAGCGGCCTGGTGGCGGGCGCCGGCCCACAGCTCACGGTAGGTGAGCGTGGTCGCGGCGGTCACGAGTGCGGGGTGGTCCGGTCGTCGCAGGGCCGACTCGGCGAGGACGGCGGCGAGGGAGAGGGCCATGGTTGCTCAGACGCTCGCTTCCGTGGCCAGTCGTGCCTTGTCGGGCTTGCCGATCCTCGTCAGCGGCAGGGCGGTACGGAGGTGGAACCGCTCCGGCACGTGCTTGACGGAGAGCCGCGCGCCGACGAGCTCGCGCAGTTCGTCCTCGCTCGGCTTCGGCTGCCCGTCGTGCGGCGCCACGGCGGCGTGCAGGTGCTCCAGACGGTCGCGGTCGACCACCGCGAAGACGGCGGCCTGGGCGACGCCCGGGTGCGTCATCAGGGCCTGCTCGACCGCGGCCGGGTAGATCTTGATCCCGTTGGCCTTGATCACCTCGGCCCGCCGACCGCAGATGGTGAGGTAGCCGCGTGTGTCGAGGAAGCCCAGGTCACCGGTGTACAACCAGCCGTCGCGTACGGTCCGGGCGGTCAGCTCCGGGTCGGACACGTACCGGGTCATGGCGAACGGGGAGCGGACGACGATCTCCCCGACCTCGCCGACCGGCAGATCGTGCCCGTCGGCCTCGGCCCGGATGCGTACCTCGGCGAACAGTGGTCGCCCGGCCGTGCCCAGCAGCGCCGGATCGGAGTGCTCGAACGGGGTCAGCATGCTGATGGCCGCGGCCTCGCTGGTGCCGTAGATCTGCATGAGTACCGGCCCGAACCGTTTCGCCGCCAGGGCCAGCCGGTCCGGCGAGGACGGTGCCCCGGTGTAGCAGAGCATCGTGATGCTCGACAGGTCGGTGTCGCCCGTCGCGGGGTGGTCCAGCAGCAGGTAGAGCTGCGACGGCGAGACGAGCAGGCGGGTCACCCGATGCCGCTGCACGGCGTCGAGCACGGCCCCCGCGTCGAAGCCGTCGTGCAGGATCACCGAGCCGCCCGAGGCGAGCGAGTCGTCGGCCGCCTGTCCGCTGGAGTGGCTCATCGGCAGCGTCGCGAGATAGGTCGCCCGCCAGGCGTTCTGTAGTCCGCCGGTGATGAAGCCGCGGCGGGTGCGGAAACTGACGGCTATGCCCTTCGGCCTGCCGGTGGTGCCGCTGGTGTAGGTGACCACGGCGTCGGTGTCCGGGGCGACCGCCACGGTGGACTCGTCGAAGGCCGGATCGCCCCGGGACAGGTCGACGACGTCGAGGCCGAGTCGGCCGAGCGCGGTCAGCTGCACCGGGAGGGTGACGTCGTCGCGGATCGCGCGAGCCCGGTCGACGTTCACCTCGTCGATCGCGAGCACCGTCATCCGGGTTTCCTCGACGATGCGCCGGGTCGCGTCGGCGGTGAGCCGGTCGTTCGGGTCGACGGCGTTGGTGGTGTGCAGGTGCACCACGGGGGCGCCGACGAGGTTCGCCGCGTACCGCAGGATCAGCGTTTCCGGGGTGTTGGTCTCGGTGAGGATGCCGACCACCGGCGTCACTCCCGGTCCCACGCCCAGCCGCCGTCGCAGCACCGAGGCGGCGCAGCGGACCGCACCGGCGAACTGCTCCGCGGTGAGCGTGACGTCCCGCCGGGTGAGCACGACCCTCCCGGGTTCGGTGCCGAGGACCTGGAGGATACGGCTGACATAGGTGTCGTTCGCGGACATGGCGGCTCGTCCCCCTCGCGCGGCGGAATTGCGGCGAGCATAGCTTCCCGACAATGTGTCACAACCATCAAATCGCATGTCGCAATCAATCGACGGCAGCCATCGAGGCGCTATCGATACGAGATCCAGCCCTGTCACCATAGGCTGGCCGGAACGCCCTGACCCTGCACGGAGCGCGCTTGGAGTTCCCGTGTGACGGGCCCCGGCAACATCAACAAAGCGCTGCGGGAACGGGCTCGCGGCGCATCGTCGTGAGTTCCGGAAGGTGGGTCGACACCATGCCGCATTACTTCGACGCCCTGCGACGGTTGCGTGACGACCTGGAGACCGCCGGGAACAGACGCGAGTTCCTTGAGGTCGGGCGGTTGGCGGGAAAGTTCCCGGCCGCCCTGCACAACCGTGCCGGCGTGCCGGCCGAGATCAGCGTGTGGTGCAGCAACGACTACCTGGGCATGGGGCAGCACCCCGACGTCCTGGCCGCTATGCGGGACACCCTGGGCGAGGCCGGTGCGGGCGCCGGCGGCTCGCGCAACATCGCCGGAACGAACGGCCTGCACGTCCGGCTGGAGCGGGAACTCGCCGAGTTGCACGGCAAGGCCGACGCCCTGCTGTTCAGCTCGGGCTACGCGGCCAACGAGGGCTCGCTGTCCGTACTGGCCGGACGGATCGAGGACTGTGTCGTCTTCTCGGACGAGAAGAACCACGCGTCGATCATCGACGGGCTGCGGCACAGCGGTGCCGAGAAGCGGATCTTCCGACACAACGACGCGGCGCACCTCGAAGAGTTGATCGCGGCCACCGATCCGGACCGGCCGAAGATGATCGTCACGGAGTCGGTGTACTCGATGGACGGTGACATCGCGCCGCTGGCCCGGATAGCCGCCATCGCGAAGCGCCACGGCGCCATGACCTTCCTCGATGAGGTCCACGCGGTCGGCATGTACGGGCCACAGGGCGCCGGTATCGCGGCGGACCTGGGCATCGCCGACGAGTTCACGGTCGTCATGGGCACCCTGGCCAAGGGATTCGGCACCACCGGCGGCTACATCGCCGGACCGACCGATCTCATCGACGTGGTCCGCGGGCTCGCCCGCTCGTTCATCTTCACCACCGCCCTGCCGCCCGCGCTGACCGCCGGCGCGCTGGCCGCGGTCCGGCACCTGCGCGGCTCGGACGAGGAACGCACCCAACTGCGCGCGAACGCGACCCTGATGCACCGGCTGCTCCACGCGCGCCGGATCCCGTTCCTCTCCGACCAGTCGCACATCATCTCGGTCCTGGTCGGTGACGACGCCACCAGCCAGCAGATCTCCGAACTCCTGCTGACCCGGCACGGCATCTACGTCCAGGCCATCAACGCGCCCAGCGTGCCGAAGGGCCGGGAGATCCTGCGGGTCGCGCCCGGTGCGGTGCACTCCACCGACGGCGTACGCGCCTTCGTCGAGGCGCTCGACTCGATCTGGCGGGAACTCGACCAGCGGCGCTCCCCCGTGTCCCTGGCCACGGTCCCGGCGATGTCCTGACCCGGCGCGAGCCGAGTGACCCCGACCGGAAGGACGATCGTGGCTGATCGGACGGACCTCACCCCACGCCTCGCCGAGTACGTCCGGGAGGTGTCCCGGCGCGAGGACGACATCCTGCGCGAACTCCGCGAGGAAACCGCGATGCTGCCCGGTGGCGTGGCCATGCAGGTGCCCGCCGAGGAGGGCCAGCTCCTCGCCCTGCTCGCCGCCCTCGTCGGCGCCCGCTCGGTCCTGGAGATCGGGACCTTCACCGGCTACAGCACGCTCTGCCTGGCCCGAGCACTGCCGGCGGACGGCCGCGTGGTCACCTGCGACATCACTGACCGATGGCCGTCGATCGGCGCCGACTACTGGGCACGGGCCGGGATGACGGACCGCATCGACCTGCGGGTCGGTGACGCGCGGGAAACCCTCGCCAAGCTTCGGATCGAGGAGGGGCCGGACAGCTTCGACCTGGTCTTCATCGACGCGGACAAGATCGGCT is a window of Micromonospora sp. NBC_01699 DNA encoding:
- a CDS encoding class I adenylate-forming enzyme family protein; amino-acid sequence: MSANDTYVSRILQVLGTEPGRVVLTRRDVTLTAEQFAGAVRCAASVLRRRLGVGPGVTPVVGILTETNTPETLILRYAANLVGAPVVHLHTTNAVDPNDRLTADATRRIVEETRMTVLAIDEVNVDRARAIRDDVTLPVQLTALGRLGLDVVDLSRGDPAFDESTVAVAPDTDAVVTYTSGTTGRPKGIAVSFRTRRGFITGGLQNAWRATYLATLPMSHSSGQAADDSLASGGSVILHDGFDAGAVLDAVQRHRVTRLLVSPSQLYLLLDHPATGDTDLSSITMLCYTGAPSSPDRLALAAKRFGPVLMQIYGTSEAAAISMLTPFEHSDPALLGTAGRPLFAEVRIRAEADGHDLPVGEVGEIVVRSPFAMTRYVSDPELTARTVRDGWLYTGDLGFLDTRGYLTICGRRAEVIKANGIKIYPAAVEQALMTHPGVAQAAVFAVVDRDRLEHLHAAVAPHDGQPKPSEDELRELVGARLSVKHVPERFHLRTALPLTRIGKPDKARLATEASV
- the hemA gene encoding 5-aminolevulinate synthase, giving the protein MPHYFDALRRLRDDLETAGNRREFLEVGRLAGKFPAALHNRAGVPAEISVWCSNDYLGMGQHPDVLAAMRDTLGEAGAGAGGSRNIAGTNGLHVRLERELAELHGKADALLFSSGYAANEGSLSVLAGRIEDCVVFSDEKNHASIIDGLRHSGAEKRIFRHNDAAHLEELIAATDPDRPKMIVTESVYSMDGDIAPLARIAAIAKRHGAMTFLDEVHAVGMYGPQGAGIAADLGIADEFTVVMGTLAKGFGTTGGYIAGPTDLIDVVRGLARSFIFTTALPPALTAGALAAVRHLRGSDEERTQLRANATLMHRLLHARRIPFLSDQSHIISVLVGDDATSQQISELLLTRHGIYVQAINAPSVPKGREILRVAPGAVHSTDGVRAFVEALDSIWRELDQRRSPVSLATVPAMS
- a CDS encoding long-chain-fatty-acid--CoA ligase, which produces MALSLAAVLAESALRRPDHPALVTAATTLTYRELWAGARHQAALLRRHGIGPGDRVALLLPNSAHFPKAYFGALALGATVVPMPTTLRTGEIAYILEDCAAAALVCTAELRDADGGPAARSTGTPVLTVTDELAAGAEPIDNLVPRSPTDIALILYTSGTTGRPKGAMLTHLNVFLNVELGMESPFAMDGDDVLLGCLPLFHTFGQICGMNTTFRAGATMVLMERFEAARAVRLIAEYGCTVLMGVPTMYLALLAATEHDPPRQRLDRAYSGGAALPVAVLESFEERFGCPIYEGYGLTETSPVVAYNQRAWPRRPGTVGRPIWGVEVAIARADLDDRVELLPVGDIGEIVIRGHNVMAGYLNQPEATAEAIVDGWFRSADLGVQDDDGNLRIVDRKKDMVIRGGYNVYPRELEETLARHPAVAQVAVIGVPHDSLGEEVCAVVVPRPGTERDETLPAEIVAWCRQRMARYKYPRRVVLVDAMPLGPSGKVLKRELTARFAAPVDPVTPVGRADR
- a CDS encoding O-methyltransferase; this translates as MADRTDLTPRLAEYVREVSRREDDILRELREETAMLPGGVAMQVPAEEGQLLALLAALVGARSVLEIGTFTGYSTLCLARALPADGRVVTCDITDRWPSIGADYWARAGMTDRIDLRVGDARETLAKLRIEEGPDSFDLVFIDADKIGYPEYYELSLPLVRPGGLIVVDNTLFFGRVVDPAAQDPDTEAIRELNTRLHTDERVDVSLLTVADGITLLRRRA